In Gordonia phthalatica, one genomic interval encodes:
- a CDS encoding IS3 family transposase (programmed frameshift) — translation MARKHYDEEFRRNAVDLYETTPGATVRSIAGDLGIERGTLRGWLDKYGTGRKTGADGTPTTSPLHRRTTDEVPDGETPEEELVRLRARVRALEVETTKLTTEREILRKAAKYFAGGDELVSRFQFVADNSATYPVKWLCDLLEVVRSSYYAWRKAAPGRERRAATDDALLKEITAVHDEDTSYGAPRITADLNDGKPAGERVNHKRVERVMREHGIAGYRKRRRVKTTVPEPAEQKYPDQVKRDFTAPAPNKVYVGDITYLPLAIPGIDGKAKNLYLATVIDCFSRRLVGWAIADHMRIELVIDALRAAERDRGSLRGAIFHSDHGSVYTSKDFADACQDMGVTQSMGAVGTSADNALAESFNAAFKREVLRDSASWPDERTCRRQAFRWLTRYNTRRRHSFCNNMSPNDYERSVSDRIGDAA, via the exons ATGGCCAGGAAGCACTACGACGAGGAGTTCCGGCGTAACGCGGTCGACTTGTACGAGACCACGCCGGGTGCGACGGTCCGGTCGATCGCCGGCGATCTCGGGATCGAACGCGGCACGCTACGCGGATGGCTCGACAAGTACGGGACCGGACGCAAGACCGGCGCCGACGGAACCCCGACCACCAGCCCGCTACACCGCAGAACCACCGATGAGGTACCCGACGGCGAGACTCCCGAGGAAGAACTGGTCCGGCTGCGGGCACGGGTCCGGGCGTTGGAGGTCGAGACGACGAAGCTGACGACCGAACGCGAGATCCTGCGGAAGGCAGCCAAGTATTTCGCGG GGGGAGACGAACTGGTGAGCCGCTTCCAGTTCGTCGCCGACAACTCCGCCACCTACCCGGTGAAGTGGCTGTGTGACCTGCTCGAGGTCGTTCGTTCCTCGTACTACGCATGGCGCAAGGCCGCGCCCGGTCGCGAGCGTCGAGCCGCTACCGACGATGCCCTGCTCAAGGAGATCACAGCCGTGCACGACGAGGACACGTCCTACGGTGCCCCGCGGATCACTGCCGACCTCAACGACGGGAAACCCGCTGGTGAGCGCGTCAATCACAAACGTGTGGAGCGGGTCATGCGCGAACACGGGATCGCCGGCTACCGGAAACGACGACGGGTCAAGACGACGGTGCCAGAACCGGCAGAGCAGAAGTACCCGGACCAGGTGAAACGGGACTTCACCGCGCCGGCACCGAACAAGGTGTACGTCGGCGACATCACGTATCTACCGTTGGCGATCCCGGGTATCGACGGGAAGGCCAAGAACCTGTATCTGGCCACGGTCATCGACTGCTTCTCTCGCCGGCTCGTCGGGTGGGCGATCGCTGATCACATGCGCATCGAGCTGGTCATCGACGCGCTACGCGCGGCCGAGCGTGACCGCGGGAGTCTGCGCGGAGCGATCTTCCACTCCGACCACGGATCGGTCTACACCTCGAAGGACTTCGCTGACGCCTGCCAGGACATGGGCGTGACGCAGTCGATGGGCGCGGTGGGTACCAGTGCCGACAACGCGTTGGCCGAGTCGTTCAACGCGGCATTCAAACGCGAGGTCCTGCGCGATTCGGCGAGTTGGCCCGATGAGAGGACGTGTCGACGGCAGGCGTTTCGGTGGTTGACCCGCTACAACACGCGGCGGCGGCACTCGTTCTGCAACAACATGTCCCCGAACGATTACGAGCGGAGCGTCTCCGATAGAATCGGAGACGCAGCTTAA